The Acidianus manzaensis genome has a window encoding:
- a CDS encoding 6-pyruvoyl trahydropterin synthase family protein gives MKAKVGIEGFTIDSAHYTLSSIGDSQIHGHTYILNVEIEGNINEENGFILDFNYIREIITEIVKEWDHKFIVPKRDLEKISISGPFRNEIKVIDHPFPTAEYIGLEIAKEIYSKLNMKVTLKIYEGKDSYVIIEYP, from the coding sequence ATGAAAGCTAAAGTTGGAATTGAAGGATTTACAATAGATTCTGCTCACTATACTTTATCGTCTATAGGAGATTCACAAATTCACGGACATACTTATATTTTAAATGTAGAAATAGAAGGAAATATAAATGAAGAGAATGGATTCATACTAGATTTTAACTATATACGAGAGATAATTACAGAGATAGTAAAAGAATGGGACCATAAATTTATTGTACCTAAGAGAGATCTTGAAAAAATATCTATTTCTGGCCCATTTAGAAACGAAATAAAAGTAATAGATCATCCTTTTCCTACTGCTGAATATATAGGTTTAGAAATAGCAAAAGAAATCTATTCTAAACTTAATATGAAAGTTACTTTAAAAATATATGAAGGAAAAGACTCTTACGTTATCATAGAATATCCTTAA
- a CDS encoding MBL fold metallo-hydrolase, whose amino-acid sequence MIKYLGHSMFVIDDKIVIDPHDGGSIGLEKPPIQKADLVLITHDHYDHNAYQLFSYNDLKLKYYGYINYQGYKITGYKSYHDKENGKRRGENAVYKIEKPDGKIIVHLGDIGEINDKLLKELGNPDVLMIPVGGLITIDYKEAIEIIKELKPSIVFPMHYWVKGLLMPLDPIENFLEEIKGKNYSIKEYKKEVNENEEKETIFFRV is encoded by the coding sequence ATGATAAAATATTTAGGTCATTCAATGTTTGTAATAGATGATAAGATTGTTATTGATCCACATGATGGAGGAAGTATAGGTTTAGAAAAACCTCCTATTCAAAAAGCCGATTTAGTTCTTATTACTCATGATCATTATGATCATAATGCGTATCAACTCTTCAGTTATAATGACTTAAAATTAAAATATTATGGATATATAAATTATCAAGGATATAAAATTACTGGATATAAATCTTATCATGATAAAGAAAATGGAAAGAGAAGAGGAGAAAATGCAGTTTATAAAATAGAAAAGCCAGATGGAAAAATTATAGTCCACTTAGGAGATATAGGAGAAATAAATGATAAACTATTAAAAGAATTAGGAAATCCTGACGTTTTAATGATACCAGTGGGAGGTTTAATTACTATTGATTATAAGGAAGCTATAGAAATTATTAAAGAATTGAAACCTAGTATTGTTTTTCCCATGCATTATTGGGTAAAAGGTTTACTTATGCCATTAGATCCTATAGAAAATTTCTTGGAAGAAATAAAAGGAAAAAATTATTCAATTAAGGAGTATAAAAAAGAAGTTAATGAAAATGAAGAGAAAGAAACTATCTTTTTTAGAGTCTAA
- a CDS encoding phytoene desaturase family protein: MTYDAIIVGGGHNGLVTANYLAMNGLKVAVFERRQIVGGASVTEELWPGIKVSTGAYVLSLFRPKIIEDLKLKKYGLKVYTKDPGLFLPLENGKKLYIWSDIEKTQKEIEKFSKNDAKAYEKWVKFWDPLYELADFLMLTPPISLNELDNLTKIIKTANIDEDVALSIARTFVTDGKSLLDEFFESDEVKSALIEDAVVGTFASPSMPGTAYVMAHHVIGEVNGIKGAWGYVEGGMGGVTQALKKSAEALGVDIYESSPVDEIIVKNNKVKGIKLSNGKEIDAKVVVSNADPKTTFLKLLRNAEIDDRIIKGVKLLKTLGVSFKIVGYSTELPDFGNGKSLQPEHIASELIMPNMEYIEKSYSDAKAFGYSKEPWLSINIQSSVDPTVAPPGKFSISIFGQYLPYNKNLDEMKEKIAQITFDKIREFAPNFKLEKYEVITPLDIERRFGITEGNIFHVDMTPDQLYVFRPLSIINKYSTPIQGLYLCGSGTHPGGGVTGAPGYNAANKIIEDFKSGKIK; this comes from the coding sequence ATGACTTATGACGCAATAATCGTAGGAGGAGGACATAACGGGCTAGTAACAGCTAATTACCTAGCAATGAATGGGCTAAAAGTAGCAGTATTTGAAAGAAGGCAAATAGTAGGAGGAGCATCAGTAACTGAAGAGTTATGGCCTGGTATTAAAGTATCTACTGGAGCTTATGTATTAAGCTTGTTTAGACCTAAAATAATAGAAGATTTAAAACTAAAAAAATATGGATTAAAAGTATATACTAAAGATCCAGGTTTATTTTTACCATTAGAAAATGGTAAGAAACTTTACATATGGTCTGATATAGAGAAAACTCAAAAAGAGATAGAAAAATTCTCAAAAAATGATGCTAAAGCATACGAAAAATGGGTAAAATTCTGGGATCCTCTTTATGAATTAGCAGACTTTTTAATGTTAACTCCACCCATAAGTCTGAACGAATTAGACAACCTAACAAAAATAATAAAAACAGCAAATATAGACGAGGACGTTGCTCTGTCTATTGCAAGGACATTCGTAACAGATGGAAAATCTTTATTAGATGAGTTTTTTGAATCAGACGAAGTAAAATCTGCATTAATAGAAGATGCCGTTGTAGGAACTTTTGCATCTCCTTCAATGCCAGGTACGGCCTACGTTATGGCACATCATGTTATTGGAGAAGTAAATGGAATAAAAGGAGCATGGGGATATGTTGAAGGGGGTATGGGTGGTGTTACGCAAGCGTTAAAAAAATCAGCCGAAGCCTTAGGTGTAGATATTTATGAATCTTCTCCAGTGGATGAAATTATAGTTAAGAATAATAAAGTAAAAGGAATAAAATTGTCTAATGGTAAAGAAATAGATGCGAAAGTAGTAGTATCTAATGCAGATCCTAAAACTACATTTCTAAAATTATTAAGGAATGCAGAAATTGATGATAGAATTATAAAAGGAGTAAAATTACTTAAAACATTAGGAGTATCTTTTAAGATTGTAGGATATTCAACTGAACTTCCAGATTTCGGTAATGGGAAGTCCTTACAACCAGAACATATAGCTTCAGAATTAATTATGCCAAACATGGAATATATAGAGAAATCTTATTCTGATGCAAAAGCCTTTGGTTATTCTAAAGAGCCTTGGTTATCTATTAATATACAATCATCAGTAGATCCCACTGTAGCACCTCCAGGAAAATTCTCTATTTCTATATTTGGTCAATATTTACCTTATAATAAAAATTTAGATGAAATGAAAGAAAAAATAGCTCAAATTACTTTTGATAAAATCAGAGAATTTGCACCTAATTTCAAACTAGAAAAATATGAAGTAATAACACCATTAGATATAGAGAGAAGGTTTGGAATTACAGAAGGTAATATATTTCATGTTGATATGACGCCAGATCAGCTTTACGTGTTTAGACCATTATCAATAATAAATAAATATTCAACACCTATTCAAGGCTTATACTTATGTGGTTCTGGTACACATCCTGGTGGAGGAGTCACTGGAGCACCAGGTTATAACGCAGCTAATAAAATCATAGAAGATTTTAAAAGTGGAAAAATAAAATAA
- a CDS encoding isopropylmalate synthase, with translation MLDTTLRDGEQAPGIDFTIEQKVQIAKQLARLGVDVIEAGFPASSEGEFIATKKILEEVGDQTEVIGLARANKYDIDKVIEAGLSSIHVFIATSEIHMKYKLKMTREEVLERIYDNVKYAKSHGLIVEYSPEDATRTDEEFLIKAVKTAIEAGADRINIPDTVGTMTPFTFYDKIKKVVSIAGDKIVSVHCHNDFGLATANSIAGVAAGARQVHVTVNGIGERAGNASLEEVVMVLKKLMGYEVGIKTWLLYETSRLVSELGGIPIPYFKAIVGENAFGHEAGIHVHGVIENPATYEPLSPEEVGNFRRLALGKHSGIHGLNKILEEQGIYLDTEKLKIVLAEIKKKADAGEKISPEDAKNIALKLMNS, from the coding sequence ATTTTAGATACCACATTAAGAGATGGAGAACAAGCTCCAGGTATAGATTTTACAATTGAGCAAAAAGTACAGATAGCAAAACAATTAGCTAGGTTAGGAGTAGATGTAATTGAAGCAGGATTTCCAGCATCATCAGAAGGAGAGTTTATTGCGACTAAAAAGATTTTAGAGGAAGTAGGAGATCAAACTGAAGTAATAGGCTTAGCTAGGGCAAATAAGTATGATATAGACAAAGTTATAGAAGCAGGTCTATCAAGTATTCATGTATTTATAGCCACATCAGAAATTCACATGAAATATAAGCTAAAAATGACAAGAGAAGAAGTATTGGAAAGAATATACGATAATGTAAAATATGCAAAATCTCATGGCTTAATAGTAGAATATAGCCCAGAAGATGCTACAAGAACTGATGAAGAATTTTTAATTAAGGCAGTAAAGACTGCGATCGAAGCTGGAGCTGATAGAATAAACATACCAGATACAGTAGGAACTATGACTCCATTTACATTTTATGATAAGATTAAGAAAGTCGTTAGTATAGCAGGAGATAAGATCGTAAGTGTCCATTGTCATAATGATTTTGGTCTAGCTACAGCAAATTCAATAGCAGGTGTTGCAGCTGGAGCTAGGCAAGTTCATGTAACAGTTAATGGAATTGGAGAAAGAGCAGGAAATGCTTCATTAGAAGAAGTTGTTATGGTATTGAAAAAATTAATGGGATATGAAGTAGGAATAAAAACGTGGTTATTATATGAAACTAGTAGACTAGTATCAGAACTAGGCGGAATTCCTATTCCATATTTTAAAGCTATAGTAGGAGAAAACGCATTTGGACATGAAGCTGGAATACATGTTCACGGAGTTATAGAAAATCCAGCTACGTATGAGCCATTATCTCCAGAAGAAGTAGGTAATTTTAGAAGATTAGCATTAGGCAAGCATAGCGGGATTCATGGTTTGAATAAAATTTTAGAAGAACAAGGTATTTATTTGGATACTGAAAAATTAAAGATTGTACTAGCAGAAATTAAGAAAAAAGCTGATGCAGGAGAAAAAATATCACCAGAAGATGCAAAAAATATAGCACTTAAACTTATGAATTCATAG
- a CDS encoding AAA family ATPase — translation MITQVELIIILFIFLSALSFILMGLFKRFTTNFMTSDKANQIQLKNKKKEEEVKKVSWTDIGGYEDVKKEIMDYVEFPMKNKTLATKYGLRPPKGILLFGPPGCGKTLMMRALAGDAKLNFIYVNVSDIMSKWYGESEARLRELFANARKNSPCLLFFDEIDTIGTKRESHTGDSVTPRLLSLMLSEIDGLQSDDGVIVVGSTNVPQLLDKALLRAGRFDKLIYVGPPNKEARKEILKIHCMGKPLAEDVDFDKIADMTERYSGADLANICQEVARKAAIEAMSSGKDIKITMQDFIDIIKKYKPSITLQMLEDFEKFRLDFERRSSKGEDLESEIADKITLDDIGGYNKVKTELKELLELQLKYSSLMQQMKVPPIRGILLYGPPGVGKTMMAKALAKTLDVKLISVSVAEIMYKGYEGAVSILKEVFNRARENRPSIVLLDELDAIASKRSQKNNADSSKVVNQLLTEMDGIRNLKEVVVIGTTNRLRTIDPALLRPGRFDIIVHMGLPNKEERLDILNKYLGKDVCENVGCNEIAEKTEGYTGADLAAIAREAKIRVLKDIIKGDKNRILTKEDLEFALKKIKPSTHEKNDGNNKN, via the coding sequence ATGATCACACAAGTTGAATTGATCATCATACTTTTTATATTTCTTTCTGCATTATCTTTCATACTTATGGGACTGTTTAAAAGATTTACTACAAACTTTATGACTAGCGACAAGGCTAATCAAATACAGCTAAAAAATAAGAAGAAGGAAGAAGAAGTAAAGAAAGTAAGCTGGACTGATATTGGAGGATATGAAGACGTAAAAAAAGAAATAATGGATTATGTAGAATTTCCAATGAAGAATAAAACACTTGCAACAAAATATGGCTTAAGACCACCTAAAGGTATATTATTATTTGGCCCACCAGGTTGTGGGAAAACACTAATGATGAGGGCATTAGCAGGAGATGCAAAACTAAATTTCATTTATGTCAATGTAAGCGATATTATGAGTAAATGGTATGGAGAGAGCGAAGCTAGACTTAGGGAATTATTTGCAAATGCTAGGAAGAATTCACCTTGCTTACTTTTCTTTGATGAAATAGATACTATAGGAACAAAAAGAGAAAGTCATACTGGTGATTCAGTAACTCCTAGACTCTTGTCTTTAATGCTATCAGAAATAGATGGATTGCAAAGTGATGATGGAGTTATAGTAGTAGGTTCGACTAATGTCCCACAACTTTTAGATAAAGCTTTGCTTAGAGCAGGACGTTTTGATAAATTAATTTATGTGGGTCCACCTAATAAAGAAGCAAGAAAGGAGATATTAAAGATTCATTGTATGGGAAAGCCATTAGCAGAAGATGTAGACTTTGATAAAATAGCTGATATGACAGAAAGATATAGTGGAGCAGATTTAGCCAACATATGCCAAGAAGTTGCTAGAAAAGCAGCTATAGAAGCTATGTCTTCAGGTAAGGACATAAAAATTACAATGCAAGACTTTATAGATATTATAAAGAAATATAAACCTAGTATAACATTACAGATGTTGGAAGATTTTGAAAAGTTTAGATTAGATTTTGAAAGAAGATCTAGTAAAGGAGAAGATTTAGAATCAGAAATTGCTGATAAGATAACACTAGATGATATAGGTGGATATAATAAAGTAAAAACTGAATTAAAAGAACTTTTAGAGTTACAGCTTAAATATTCGAGTTTAATGCAACAGATGAAAGTTCCTCCAATCAGAGGAATATTGCTATATGGCCCACCAGGAGTGGGAAAGACTATGATGGCTAAAGCGTTAGCTAAAACCTTAGATGTTAAATTAATATCAGTTAGCGTTGCAGAAATAATGTATAAAGGATATGAAGGTGCAGTCTCTATATTGAAAGAAGTATTTAATAGAGCAAGAGAGAATAGACCTTCAATTGTATTGTTAGACGAGTTAGATGCTATTGCGTCTAAAAGATCACAGAAGAATAATGCTGATTCTTCTAAGGTAGTTAATCAATTATTAACAGAAATGGATGGTATAAGGAACTTGAAAGAAGTTGTAGTAATAGGTACAACTAACAGATTAAGAACCATAGATCCAGCATTGTTACGTCCTGGAAGATTTGATATAATTGTTCATATGGGATTACCTAATAAAGAGGAAAGATTAGACATATTAAATAAATATCTCGGAAAAGATGTTTGCGAGAATGTAGGTTGTAATGAAATAGCAGAAAAAACTGAAGGATATACTGGCGCAGATCTAGCAGCTATTGCAAGGGAAGCTAAAATAAGAGTATTAAAGGATATAATAAAGGGAGATAAAAATAGGATATTAACCAAGGAAGATTTAGAATTTGCATTAAAGAAAATTAAGCCATCAACTCATGAAAAAAATGATGGGAACAATAAAAATTAA
- a CDS encoding inositol monophosphatase family protein codes for MLDFLNKVGEEASKYLFEIHDKKGIDEILGYHQGDTTRKADKLSEDYIFDLLSHSGYSFSFISEESEPKIKENSEYIAVIDPLDGSTNYITGIPWSSVSIAVFKKNNERKEYEQYAGVVAEVFGKNIYSYDHTGSYINKKKIERKNPINNIVLPYYNKTQLDIVGKIFSKLTNFKIRNLGSSSLDMILVCTGRAYLYFDIREKLRNVDIAASSGFCRELGIEPIDLRGNKIKISLKEVSVVPEVIVTSDEKFLKSIND; via the coding sequence TTGCTAGATTTTTTAAATAAAGTAGGAGAAGAAGCTAGTAAATACCTATTTGAAATACATGATAAAAAAGGCATAGATGAAATACTAGGATATCATCAAGGAGATACTACAAGAAAAGCTGATAAATTATCAGAAGATTATATATTTGATCTTTTATCTCATTCTGGGTATTCATTTTCCTTCATTTCGGAAGAAAGTGAACCAAAAATAAAAGAAAACTCAGAATATATTGCAGTAATTGATCCATTAGATGGAAGTACTAATTATATCACTGGAATACCTTGGTCATCAGTTTCTATTGCGGTATTTAAGAAAAATAATGAAAGAAAAGAGTATGAACAATATGCAGGTGTAGTAGCTGAGGTCTTTGGGAAAAATATCTATTCATACGATCATACAGGATCATATATCAATAAGAAAAAGATAGAAAGAAAAAATCCAATAAATAATATTGTTCTTCCATATTATAATAAGACACAATTAGATATTGTGGGAAAAATTTTCTCAAAACTTACTAATTTTAAAATAAGAAACTTAGGTTCGTCTTCTTTAGACATGATTTTAGTATGTACGGGCAGAGCTTACTTATATTTTGACATTAGAGAAAAACTTAGAAATGTAGATATTGCTGCATCATCTGGTTTCTGTAGAGAATTAGGTATAGAACCTATAGATTTAAGGGGGAACAAGATAAAAATTAGCTTAAAGGAAGTTTCAGTAGTACCCGAAGTTATAGTAACTTCCGATGAAAAATTCTTGAAATCAATAAATGATTAA
- a CDS encoding dihydropteroate synthase-like protein: MKVLLITGELAYPIVKESIKNIKHHTIEIKVLNYPVAALMSVRYILESLKNDNLHDYDVIILPGLVYGDAKIIEDKYGVKTVKGSENAWDIPLVIEAISKGIKLSSIYPADRILGNMKNIEVNKILHAIEEEQKVAFEEGIKIPLYPPPFRIFLEVDPLYSDEKIIEEIERTRKFVDVYVIGFPVGHDDVNEVRRRIRKIVDLGVIVGIDSDSPKELIEGVNSGAKFVFNINEINNEKLDIIKKDASFIVAPFNPNNRTEIVISLAKKLRDRGFEKLILDPVLSPPLQGMVESLLSYYEIRKQLPDFPMLMGGLNVTELIDADSHSINSLLTSIAGELGISSILTMEKGKTKWSSWELKESSKMVSIALKQGRVPKDIGIDLLILKDKKILNNMEKFDNVIEVEHNEPEMDSSGYAKILTDKNKGKIDLIFYGKENIVLQGEEALSLGRELIKRVNVSTQHALYIGYELAKAEIALNLDKNYIQDSPLFKRLHKNEDSYS; encoded by the coding sequence ATGAAAGTTTTACTTATTACTGGTGAGTTAGCTTATCCTATAGTTAAAGAATCTATAAAAAACATAAAACATCATACAATTGAAATTAAAGTTTTAAATTATCCAGTGGCAGCATTAATGAGTGTCAGATATATTCTTGAGAGCTTAAAAAATGATAATTTACATGATTATGATGTAATTATATTACCTGGATTAGTTTATGGAGATGCAAAAATTATAGAAGACAAATACGGCGTAAAAACTGTAAAAGGTTCTGAGAATGCATGGGATATTCCATTAGTTATTGAGGCAATTAGTAAAGGAATAAAATTATCCAGTATTTATCCAGCAGATAGAATTTTGGGTAATATGAAAAATATCGAAGTAAATAAAATTCTCCATGCTATAGAGGAAGAACAAAAGGTTGCATTTGAAGAAGGTATAAAAATTCCCTTATATCCTCCTCCTTTTAGAATATTTCTTGAGGTAGATCCTTTATATTCCGATGAGAAAATAATAGAAGAAATTGAAAGAACTAGAAAATTTGTTGATGTATATGTTATTGGGTTTCCAGTAGGACATGATGATGTGAATGAGGTTAGAAGGAGAATAAGAAAAATAGTTGATTTAGGAGTAATTGTAGGTATAGATTCTGATTCTCCTAAAGAGCTTATAGAAGGAGTAAATTCCGGAGCAAAATTCGTATTTAATATTAATGAGATAAATAATGAAAAATTAGATATAATTAAGAAAGACGCATCGTTTATTGTAGCACCATTTAATCCTAATAATAGGACAGAAATTGTAATAAGTTTAGCAAAAAAATTAAGAGATAGAGGATTTGAAAAACTTATTCTTGATCCTGTACTTTCACCTCCTTTGCAGGGTATGGTGGAAAGTCTTTTGAGTTACTATGAAATTAGAAAACAATTACCTGATTTTCCTATGCTCATGGGTGGATTGAACGTTACGGAACTGATAGATGCAGATAGCCATAGTATAAACTCACTATTAACTTCTATTGCTGGAGAATTAGGAATATCTAGTATTTTAACTATGGAAAAAGGAAAAACAAAATGGAGCTCATGGGAATTAAAGGAATCTTCCAAAATGGTAAGTATAGCATTAAAACAAGGTAGAGTGCCTAAGGATATTGGAATAGATCTTTTAATTTTAAAAGATAAAAAAATACTCAATAATATGGAAAAATTTGATAATGTAATAGAAGTTGAGCATAATGAACCAGAAATGGATTCTTCGGGCTATGCAAAAATTCTTACTGATAAAAATAAAGGAAAGATAGATTTGATTTTTTATGGCAAAGAAAACATAGTACTACAAGGAGAGGAAGCTCTATCTTTAGGTAGGGAATTAATAAAGCGGGTTAATGTTAGTACTCAGCATGCACTGTACATTGGTTATGAATTAGCTAAAGCTGAAATAGCGTTAAATTTAGATAAAAACTATATTCAAGATTCGCCATTATTTAAGAGGTTACATAAGAATGAAGATAGCTATTCCTAA
- the trxB gene encoding thioredoxin-disulfide reductase, which produces MSLIPKSYNVSPNEKFDVIIIGIGPAAYSAALYSGRYMLKTLVIGEEPGGQLTEAGEVDDYLGLIGIQAQDMIKTFNAHIEKYNVPVILDHVESFRKEGEEYIVKTKRKGEYRASTIIVAVGVKRRKLNVPGENEFAGRGVSYCSICDAPLFKNRTVIVVGGGDSAFEGAELLSRYATKVYLVHRRDEFKAQPYYVKLVKEKPNVEFILNSAVKEIKGEKIVKSAVIQNLKTNEIKEIPVNGVFVEIGFEPPADFARANNIETDSHGYIKVDEWMRTNLPGVYAAGDCTGLWLGFRQIITATAQGAVAAHSAYTYLNEKRGNN; this is translated from the coding sequence ATGAGTCTAATTCCTAAATCTTACAATGTATCTCCTAACGAAAAGTTTGACGTTATAATAATAGGAATAGGTCCAGCTGCTTACAGTGCAGCATTATATTCAGGAAGATATATGCTTAAAACTTTGGTAATCGGCGAAGAACCAGGTGGACAATTAACTGAAGCAGGAGAAGTAGACGATTATCTAGGTTTAATTGGAATACAAGCACAAGATATGATAAAAACGTTCAATGCCCATATAGAAAAATATAATGTACCAGTAATTTTAGATCACGTTGAAAGTTTTAGAAAAGAAGGAGAAGAATATATAGTAAAAACTAAAAGAAAAGGAGAATATAGAGCTAGCACAATAATAGTTGCAGTTGGCGTAAAGAGAAGAAAACTTAACGTCCCAGGAGAAAACGAATTTGCAGGAAGAGGAGTATCATATTGCTCTATATGTGATGCTCCATTATTCAAAAACAGAACAGTAATTGTAGTAGGTGGTGGAGATTCAGCCTTTGAAGGGGCAGAATTACTTTCAAGATATGCCACAAAAGTATACTTAGTACATAGAAGAGATGAATTTAAAGCCCAACCATATTATGTAAAACTAGTAAAAGAAAAACCAAATGTTGAATTCATCCTTAATTCTGCAGTTAAAGAAATCAAAGGAGAAAAAATAGTCAAAAGCGCCGTAATTCAAAATCTCAAAACAAACGAAATAAAAGAGATACCAGTTAATGGAGTATTTGTTGAAATTGGATTTGAACCACCAGCTGACTTTGCTAGAGCAAATAATATAGAAACGGATTCACATGGCTATATAAAAGTAGACGAATGGATGAGGACTAATTTACCTGGAGTTTATGCTGCAGGAGATTGTACTGGATTATGGCTTGGATTTAGACAAATAATAACTGCTACTGCCCAAGGTGCGGTTGCAGCACATTCCGCATATACTTATTTAAACGAAAAGAGAGGTAATAATTAA